The nucleotide sequence TTTATGGCCAGATACCCAAGTCACTTTTTAGAAGTTCTCCTAGAAAGGATAATTTCTCCCAACGCACCATAAGGTATTGCCCATTTTTTCCTTCCCAGCAGCAAGTGATATATTTGCGCGCATCAAATTAGAATTCAATAACAACATATATTTATTTAAGTAAATCATGCAAAACAAAGGGATCATTGTGTTCTTGACAGTGATTGTTACAGCATTATGTTTGTACTATCTGTCATTTACCTACGTATCAAGTAACGTCCAAAAGGACGCCATTGCCTATGCTACAGATGCTGATGGCAATTTGGACTTCGCAAAGAAACAATCTTACCTAGACTCTGTTTGGCGAGAGCCTGTTTATAACTTCCTAGGAGCCAATTATACTTTCCAAGAAGTAAAAGAAACCGAACTAGGGCTTGGACTTGACCTTCAGGGGGGCATGCACGTGACACTTGCTGTTTCTCCGGTGGAGATTGTAAAAGGTTTGGCTGGAAACAGCAAGAATGAAGCATTCAATGCAGCTATTGAGGAGGCCAATGAAGCTTCCAAAACTTCCAATGAGAAGTTTGTAGACCTATTCTACAGTGCTTGGCAGGAAAAGTCAGGTGGACAGTCTTTGAACAGCATTTATGCCACTGCAGCCAACAGAGGAAGAATCTCTTTGGAAACTTCAGACAGTGAGATTTTGGAGATTATCGATGGAGAGATCGAAAATGCTATCGAACGTTCTTTCAATATCTTGAGAACACGTATTGACCGTTTCGGTACTTCTCAGCCTAATATCCAGAGAATCCAGGGTACTGGCCGTATTCAAATCGAATTGCCAGGTGTGGATAACCAAGAGAGGGTAAGAAGCTTATTGCAGGGTGTGGCCAAGCTACAGTTCTGGAAAGTGGCGGAGATCAATGAATACGGAGATGTATTGCAAAGAATCAACGGCGTATTGGTAGCAGAAGCTCAGGCCAGCAAAAAGTCTGAAACTACTGTTTCCACTGAGGAAGCTACTGAGGGTGATTCTACCCTAACTGACCTAGAGAGACAACTGGCAGAAGGTGGTGATGAAACGGATTCACTTTCCTCTGAGGTTTCTCCATTGTTCTCTTTATTGAAAGCCAATTATGGTTTGGTATACGAAGTAAAAGATACCATGGCCATCAACAAGATTTTCAAGAGAGAAGATATCCAGTCTATCATTCCTAGGACTTTGACCTTTATGTGGTCTGTGAAGCCTAGAGAGGCAGATGGTCTTGATCTATTGGAGCTTCACGCTATCGAAACACCTAGAGGGACTGAACAGGCTCCTTTGGAAGGTGATGTGATCACTGATGCCAGCCAGACTTTGGATGAGTCTTCCAATCCTGCTGTCAGCATGAGTATGAATGCTGAAGGTGCCAGGAAATGGAGAAAAATGACTGCCGAAAATATCGGTAGAAGGATTGCGGTTGTTCTTGACAACTATGTATATACTGCGCCAAATATCCAAGGTGAGATTCCTAATGGACAGTCTAGTATCACTGGTAACTTTACCATTGAAGAAGCCAAGGATTTGGCGAATATCTTGAAGTCAGGTACTTTGCCTGCACCTACCAAGATCGTAGAAGAGGCCATCATCGGTCCAACATTGGGTAAAGAAGCCCAAGCACAAGGTATCAATTCCATCATTGCCGGTTTGGCCATTGTGGTGTTGTTTATGATCGCTTACTATGCTAAGGGTGGTTTCATCGCTACTGCAGCATTGGTGTTCAACATCTTCTTTATCTTGGGTATCTTGGCTCAGCTTGGTGCGGCATTGACCCTTCCAGGTATCGCAGGTATCGTATTGACGATCGGTATGTCCATTGATGCCAATGTATTGATCTTTGAAAGGATCAAAGAAGAATTGGCCGCAGGATCTGGATTATTACAGGCGATCAGCAGTGGTTATAATAAGGCCTTCAGTGCGATTCTTGATTCTAACGTAACTACTTTCTTGACCGGTGCTATCCTTTATGCATTGGGCCAAGGTCCTGTGAAAGGCTTTGCGATCGTATTGATGATCGGTATTGCTTCTTCATTCTTCTCTGCCGTGTTTATCACCAGGGTGATCGTTTACTGGTTGAGCAAGAAAGGTGACCAAAGCAAGATTTCCTTTGCTACGCCATTCTCCAAAAACTTGTTCAGTGATCTTAATATTGACTTCCTAAGTAAGCGAAAAGTTGCCTATTTGGTTTCTTCAGCCATTATCGTAGTAGGTTTGGCATTAGCGGCTATCAATGGACTTAAATTTGGTGTAGACTTTACCGGTGGACGTTCTTATGTGGTAGAGTTTAACCAGCCAATTGTTCCTTCGGAACTTAAAGTGGGCTTGGACAAGCAATTTGACGGTTCGGTAGAAGCCAAGACCTACGGAGCGAATAATGTCATCAAAGTAACGACTTCCTACCTGATCAATGATGATTCTGATGAGGCCAACAGTGAAGTAGAAAATAAAGTGATTGAAGGTATTGCGAGCATTACCGGCTTGAAGTATATAGAGGATGCCAGCCAGTTGGACGATAGTTCTTTTGCGATCGCAGGTTCTTCGAAGGTGGGGGCAACCGTGGCTGATGATATCAAAAACTCTTCCATGGAAGCGATGTTCTTTGCCTTGGTGGCGATCTTCCTTTATATCCTATTGAGATTCCGCAAGTGGCAGTATTCGTTGGCTTCTATCATTGCCTTGGTACACGATACCTTGTTTGTGGTGGCGGCTTTTGCGATTGCCAGTGTTTTTGGAGCTTCATTTGAAATAGACCAAGTGTTTATTGCAGCGGTATTGACCGTGATTGGTTATTCCATTAATGATACGGTGATTGTATTTGACCGTATCAGGGAGAATATTGCCAATAGAGGTACTTCAAAGCTGGTAAGGATGTTCAATGAGGCCATCAATCAGACCATGTCCAGGACCTTGATTACTTCAGCGACTACCTTGATTGTAGTGATTGTCCTATTGATCTTTGGTGGTGAGGTATTGAGAGGCTTCTCTTTTGCCTTATTTATCGGGGTATTGGTCGGTACCTATTCCTCTATTTATATCGCTTCTCCAATTGTGGTGGATTTGATGAAAAAGGAACTTGAGCAAGAAAAAGAAGAAGCTAAGAAATTGGCTTAATCTGATGCTATAATCGATATTTGAAAGCGTTCTGTTTCGGCAGAACGCTTTTTTTTTTGCAACTATTTTTAGAAGACTTTGCTGCTTTAGCCGTGACTGGACTCAGCTCTCGGGACAACGGAGTCTCATTGCAGTATCGCATTATTGGAAGAGATCCTTCCTATCGTCAGCATGACATCGATTTGTAATACTTATAAAATATCGATTAATGCGGTAATTTTTTTGTCACGCTGAGCTAAGCGAACCTGTCTGCCAAAGGTAGAGAGTCTCATTGCAGCATCGTGATTATGGAAATAGATCCTTTCCCGATAGGGATCGGGACAAGCTCTTTCGTCAGGATGGCAGGGATTAGTAATTCGTATAAAATTCTATTTTCGACAGCAAGCTCTTTCGTCACGATGACATGCATTTGTTTTAGATTGGTAAGTACCAATAAACCTTTATAAAAGCCTGTTTTTGGTTTATAATCAATTGACAGCGTGAAAAATACCGTGATCACGGTATTTCCCAATAAGGCGGAAGAACCTAAATTGCCGTATCGGAAAAATGCAATAATTATGAGTCAAATCGCTTATTTGGGGGTAATTCTAAGTAGTTTAATAGGTAGTCTTATATTCTATTTCTATCAAAAGCCTGCATACCGTACCACGCATAAAATTTTATTGTTTACGCTGGCGTTTGTTTTCTTTTTAGAAGCAGCGGGATATTTTACCAGCAGTAGGGGAATCAATAATGTATTGCTTTATAATATATGCGGTACTTATCTACAGTCCTTTTTATTAGTCTACTATCTGAAATTATTAGAAGTAAATAAAAAATTCAAACGTAAGACAAACTATGTTTTTGGCGGGCTTTATATATGGGGTATTATTAATTCACTTTTTATTCAGCCCATTGATCAAGTTTTTCAATATTACAGTTTGGCTCCATTTGGCTTATTTATTTTGTTTTTATCAGGCCGATTTTTGTACCAAATAATTAAATTGAGGGTATATTCTGATGCTAATATTATGGCAGTTCCCCACTTTTGGATAGTAACTGTTTTAATCTTCTTTTATATAGAAGTATTGATATTATTAGGTGTAAACCACTTTATTCCTGCGATCGACTTTGAAATATGGAAACCTTGGCTAGGATTGAATAGGGTTTTTGCTGGATTGATGTACTTAACTTTTAGTCTTTCATTTTACACTCCATTTATGTTTGTTGACCGTAAATACAACTAATTGTGTAATTTTAACCAATGCTTAACTACCACAGGACAATAAATAAAGCTACACTTAAATAATTTTAACCATGGATGGTAAAAAGAAAGAAAAAATCACCAAAAAACAATTTGATCAAATCACCAACAAGTACAAGAACGAAGTTAAAAAGGGGCTTACTGGCATAGGAAAAGACGGAAAAGAAATTACGGATCAAACAGATTGGATTTGGTTCAGTAGGGAAGAAATTCAAAAAGTTTTGGACGAAGGAAAAGCGGGGATCAGATTTTATTTTAGTCAATATGATGAATCATTCGGTGAAGAGTTGGGGGAAGAATATGTAGGTAGACTTACGCTCGCTATGCTCCCAGGAGATGAAAAATTAGTTGCTGAAGCCACTTCAACTGAGGAAGAAAGTGCAGATGCGGAGAGAGATTATGCTTATAATTATGGGGGTATATGCCCTCCAGGTTGTTAATGCCATTATTTTTGTGAGAAATCTTAAATGAAATGACTTTCGATCTATATTTCTACACAATAATATTGGGATTACTATCTAGCTTGTCAGTCTTTTTTTTCAAGACTGACAGGCAATATCGTAAAGCACATGTCCTCATTTTTTCAATATTTGTTATTGTAGTACTACAGGAACATGTTGCGATAACAATTAGAAACCTAAATGAAACGAATGATAACAATAATTCCATTGTATATAATATTGTCGGTATTTATCTATTAATTCCTCTCTACCTGTTGTTTTACAAAATGGTATTTTTATCCGAAAGGATGAAAAGAAGAATTAATATTTCCATTTTACTTTTATATGTTTTGGGTATTATTGACTCTTTGTTTCTCCAGCCACTTACAGAAATTTTCCAGCATTATATGCTTTTGTATGGTAGTTTGGTGATCATTTTATTAAGTATTTCATTTTACTATAAGGTCTTTACCAGAAATGATTATATAAATTCTAACCTTTTGTCTATACCCTATTTCTGGATTATAACCATGCTGTTTTTTTATTACTCCAGCACATTTTTGATTTGGGCGAGTTTCTCTTATTTGCTAAAAGCTGATTATCGGACTTTTGTAATGTCTTTATTTGACCTGAATAGATTACTAGCAGGTGTTAGTTATTTAGTCATGGGCTTGGCATTTTATGCTCCAAAAGTGTTTAGGGGAAAATATTTTATCACTTAATAATTTTCTTTATGTCTTCAGATCCAGCGCAATTTATTTTCTTGATTACAGCCGGTGTGTTGATCACATTGGTTATGTGTAGTTTTATTGTAGTGTTGGTTCTGTTTCACCGGCAACAGCAGTTCCGTAATAAGCAAAAAATGGATCAGCTAAAGGCAGAATATGAGAAGACCATCTTGGGGGTGGAAAAGGAGATACAGGAACAGACCCTTTCTTTTATTGGGCAGGAACTACATGATAACCTTGGGCAGTTGCTTTCGCTTACCAAGCTGACCCTTAGCCAGCCAGATCCTGAGAACTTCTCTGAGGGAAAGCGGCTGATCAACAAAGCTATCCAAGAGGTGCGTTCCCTGTCCAAAAGGTTGAACCTTGACTGGGTGAAGGAAGTACAAATCCAAGATTTTATCGCCGGGGAGCTGGAGAAGATAGAAAAATCTGGTTTCTGTAAAACCCAGTTGGTAAGCCAAGTCAACGGGCTAAGCCTGGAACAGGATACCAAGCTGGTCCTGATCCGTGTGGTGCAGGAATGTCTCAATAATATTATCAAGCATGCCGAGCCCCAAACCATTTCCATTAATCTATTAAAGTTGGGAAATGACTTTTCCCTACAGATAGTGGATGATGGAAAGGGATTTAATACCGAGGATAAGTCCAAGGGCATGGGCATGCACAATCTGAAATCCAGGATTGAAACAATTGGGGGGGAGCTGGATATCCATTCAGAGATAGGAGAAGGAACTGCCATAAAGTTGAGGGTTCCTGCATAATCACTCATGTAAATTATTTGAATTTGGTAAAGTAATCCATTAAAACTGCTTATTTTAGCATTGCCAATAGGCTTTTTTACCAAAATCCATAAATAATGATCCGCCTCGTACTTGCCGATGACCATAAGATGTTTGCCAAAGGCATTGCTAACTTATTGGAAAAAGAAGAAGATATGGAAATTCTGTCCATTTTTTCAAATGGTAAGGATTTGGTAGAGTTTGTCAAGAATAATGAGGTGGATGTGGTGTTGACGGATATGAATATGCCTGGCATGGATGGCTTGGCCGTATTGCAGCATCTTAACAAGCAAAAGATCAAAGTCAAAATGATCGTGCTGTCCATGTATGATGATGAGGATATTTTTAAAAAATGCCAAAAGCAGGGAGTGGATGCCTATGTGCTGAAGGATGCGGATCCAGATGAGTTGGTTTATACTATTAGGGAGGTTTTTGAGGGACAGCACAGGATGCATTTCGAGCGGGTGCTCAAGCAGGTGGATGAAGATCAATATTTTGATGTCTATAAGCAGAAGTTTAAATTGTCCCGCAGGGAACTACAGATACTTAAGTTGATTAAGGAGGGGCATAGTAATCATGCCATTGCCGATGAGTTGTTCTTGAGTGTTTATACCGTGGAAACCCACAGAAAGAATATCCATCATAAATTGCGCGTTAACAATAGCGTTGAGCTAATGCGTAAGGCCATTGAAATGAATTTATAAATGACTAGAACCATAAAAACCGGGCTAGTAGGTTTTGGGAAGGTAGCAGAAACCATGCATGCCCCATTGATCCAACAGGAACCCTTGCTGGAGCTAACAGCTGTGGTAGAAAGGCACCAAGAAAAGTCCAAGGAAGATTATCCCCAAGTGACTGTTTATAAGAGCTTGGAAGCAATGCTTGAACAGTCGGATGTGGAATTGGTCGTGATATGTACTCCTAATGAATGGCATTTTCCCCAGGCAAAAGCAGCTTTGGAAGCTGGCAAGCATTTGGTCGTGGATAAGCCGATCACAGTGAGTTCCTCTGAGGCTGAAGCACTGGTAAAACTGGCCAATGAAAAGGGGCTTGTTCTCACTGCCTATCAGAACAGGCGTTTGGATGGGGATTTTCAAACCATCCAAAAACTCCTCAATGAAAAGGTGCTGGGAAATATTGTTCATTTCGAATCCCATTTTGATCGGTTTAGGCCTGAGCCCAATGATAACTGGAGGGAAAAAGAAGTTCCTGGAAGCGGGATATTATATGATTTGGGTGCTCACCTGATAGATCAGGCATTGATTCTTTTTGGGCAGCCTAAATGGGTTTATGCGGAGATCCTCAAACAACGTGAGGGAGTGGATGCTGATGACTTTTTCGATATCACCATGATGTATGCGCACACCAAGGTGAGGTTGACTGCCAGTATCTTGATGAATGCCAAATTGCCCAAGTTCCTCGTCTTGGGAGATAAAGGGTCTTATAGCAAGTTTGGTTTGGATGTACAGGAAGCAGCCTTGAAAACAGGGATAATACCTGGTGGCGATGGCTGGGGAGAAGAACCAGAATCAGGTTGGGGAGAGGTGTTTTTGGCCCATGAAAGCTATCCCTATCCCACCTTGAAAGGAGATTATCCAGCTTATTATAAAAACATTGCCCAGGTATTGAATGGCAAGGAGGCCTTATTGGTTCAGCCACAGGAAGCGGTACAAACCTTAAAGATTATAGAAGCTGCCCAGCAAAGCCATGCAGAGGGCAGAAGGGTTTATGTGTAGTTTATTGACCCTATTTGTTCAATTTCATCCTAAAGCCCTATCAGAAAATAATCTCATCCAGAAACAAATAGCAAAAGAGATTCCTTGCAGAGAAATCGGTATGGAAATCTAGCTCGCAAAGATCTGGTTGGGGTCTTTGAAAGATTTAAATTCCAGGGCATTTCCACTGGGATCCAAAAAGAACATGGTAGCCTGTTCCCCAACTTTTCCTTGAAAGCGGATGCCTGGTGCTATGATAAATTCAATGCCTTCTTTTTCCAGTTTTTCAGCCAG is from Echinicola marina and encodes:
- the secDF gene encoding protein translocase subunit SecDF, producing MQNKGIIVFLTVIVTALCLYYLSFTYVSSNVQKDAIAYATDADGNLDFAKKQSYLDSVWREPVYNFLGANYTFQEVKETELGLGLDLQGGMHVTLAVSPVEIVKGLAGNSKNEAFNAAIEEANEASKTSNEKFVDLFYSAWQEKSGGQSLNSIYATAANRGRISLETSDSEILEIIDGEIENAIERSFNILRTRIDRFGTSQPNIQRIQGTGRIQIELPGVDNQERVRSLLQGVAKLQFWKVAEINEYGDVLQRINGVLVAEAQASKKSETTVSTEEATEGDSTLTDLERQLAEGGDETDSLSSEVSPLFSLLKANYGLVYEVKDTMAINKIFKREDIQSIIPRTLTFMWSVKPREADGLDLLELHAIETPRGTEQAPLEGDVITDASQTLDESSNPAVSMSMNAEGARKWRKMTAENIGRRIAVVLDNYVYTAPNIQGEIPNGQSSITGNFTIEEAKDLANILKSGTLPAPTKIVEEAIIGPTLGKEAQAQGINSIIAGLAIVVLFMIAYYAKGGFIATAALVFNIFFILGILAQLGAALTLPGIAGIVLTIGMSIDANVLIFERIKEELAAGSGLLQAISSGYNKAFSAILDSNVTTFLTGAILYALGQGPVKGFAIVLMIGIASSFFSAVFITRVIVYWLSKKGDQSKISFATPFSKNLFSDLNIDFLSKRKVAYLVSSAIIVVGLALAAINGLKFGVDFTGGRSYVVEFNQPIVPSELKVGLDKQFDGSVEAKTYGANNVIKVTTSYLINDDSDEANSEVENKVIEGIASITGLKYIEDASQLDDSSFAIAGSSKVGATVADDIKNSSMEAMFFALVAIFLYILLRFRKWQYSLASIIALVHDTLFVVAAFAIASVFGASFEIDQVFIAAVLTVIGYSINDTVIVFDRIRENIANRGTSKLVRMFNEAINQTMSRTLITSATTLIVVIVLLIFGGEVLRGFSFALFIGVLVGTYSSIYIASPIVVDLMKKELEQEKEEAKKLA
- a CDS encoding sensor histidine kinase; protein product: MSSDPAQFIFLITAGVLITLVMCSFIVVLVLFHRQQQFRNKQKMDQLKAEYEKTILGVEKEIQEQTLSFIGQELHDNLGQLLSLTKLTLSQPDPENFSEGKRLINKAIQEVRSLSKRLNLDWVKEVQIQDFIAGELEKIEKSGFCKTQLVSQVNGLSLEQDTKLVLIRVVQECLNNIIKHAEPQTISINLLKLGNDFSLQIVDDGKGFNTEDKSKGMGMHNLKSRIETIGGELDIHSEIGEGTAIKLRVPA
- a CDS encoding response regulator transcription factor codes for the protein MIRLVLADDHKMFAKGIANLLEKEEDMEILSIFSNGKDLVEFVKNNEVDVVLTDMNMPGMDGLAVLQHLNKQKIKVKMIVLSMYDDEDIFKKCQKQGVDAYVLKDADPDELVYTIREVFEGQHRMHFERVLKQVDEDQYFDVYKQKFKLSRRELQILKLIKEGHSNHAIADELFLSVYTVETHRKNIHHKLRVNNSVELMRKAIEMNL
- a CDS encoding oxidoreductase, whose protein sequence is MTRTIKTGLVGFGKVAETMHAPLIQQEPLLELTAVVERHQEKSKEDYPQVTVYKSLEAMLEQSDVELVVICTPNEWHFPQAKAALEAGKHLVVDKPITVSSSEAEALVKLANEKGLVLTAYQNRRLDGDFQTIQKLLNEKVLGNIVHFESHFDRFRPEPNDNWREKEVPGSGILYDLGAHLIDQALILFGQPKWVYAEILKQREGVDADDFFDITMMYAHTKVRLTASILMNAKLPKFLVLGDKGSYSKFGLDVQEAALKTGIIPGGDGWGEEPESGWGEVFLAHESYPYPTLKGDYPAYYKNIAQVLNGKEALLVQPQEAVQTLKIIEAAQQSHAEGRRVYV